The region AAACTGCATCGCTTTCATTGAACTCCTCCGAATTTCTGGTGAACGGCTTTTTGATTTCTCTTAGAATTTATCTCCATCCGACGAATATTTCAAGAGAAAAACGATCCGCACGGTACCGGAAAGCGGATGCCCTCAAAAAAACCGCGAATTCAGTTAAAGGCTCCTCTGGATGCACCGGGGCATCCCCCTCTGTGTGTTCCTTACGCCTAAAAGGATTTCCACACCCGAGCCAATGAACGGCCGGGGGCATCGATGTGAATATCCAGAAAATACCCAATGGGTGTTTCACCCACCGTGTACCCGGACGCCTCCAGGCGTTCTTTGGCCTGTCTGAAGACCTCACGGACGGTTTCCGCAGACGCCTTGCTCTCTGACAGGTGGGCAAAAGAATGAAGCACCACCGTTTTGGTCTTCCATTTGCCCGCCAGCCATTTTAGGTTTTTAATAACCTTGGTTACGGTGCTCCCAATGGCTTCCGCATCCTTTTCTTCCAGGTGAATAAAACCCACGACCGCATTCCGGAACGAGCCCTCTTCATCCAGATCGGGAACATCTTCCAATCCTTTTGAGGCTGTTTTGTAAGAAAATTGATCCATATACCACAAAAGTAACTTCATGGAAAACCTCGTTTATTTTAAGATCGCCTCGGGATTTACCACGTTCTCTATTTTTTCTTCTTTAAAGAACTCCACCATTTGCCGGGCCACCTTTGTTGCCACCCGAATTTGGGCTTCAACCGTGGACGCTCCAATATGGGGGGTCATGATGACATTGGGCAAATCACGCAAGGGGCTCTCTTTGGGGGGTTCTTTTTCAAAAACATCCAGTGCGGCACCCGCCACCTGCCCCGATTGAAGCGCCCTGTACAGAGCATTTTCATCAATAATTCCCCCGCGGGCGCAATTGATAATCCGAACACCCTTCTTGCACTTCTGAAACATGTCTTCGTTAAACATGTGACGGGTACTCTCATTGAGGGGCAAATGCAGCGAAATATAATCCGATTGGGCCAGAAGCTCGTCTAACCCCACAATTTTCACATTAAACGGAACATCCGAATCGGGAGTAAATCTGGGATCGTTGGCGATCACCTTCATTCCAAATCCAATACCTCTCTTGGCAACCTCCACCCCAACCATGCCCAGACCCAGCAAACCCAGGGTTTTTCCCATGATTTCGTTTCCTTTGAGGCGTTTTTTCTCCCATTTTCCTGCCTTTGTTGACTGGTTCGCCTCAATCAGATTCCGGGCCAGCATCAGCATCATGGCGAGGGTTAATTCGGCTACGGAAACGGCATTCGCACCAGGCACATTCATTACGGCGATCCCCTTTTCTGTGGCCGCGGCCACGTCGATGTTGTCATATCCTACACCGGCACGTCCAATGAGTTTCAGCCGGTCACCGCTTTCAATGATTTCCCGCGTGACCTTCACCTTACTCCGCACCACCATGCCATCAGCCTCCTTTACAGCTTCCAGAATGTCTTCCGGAGGCATTGCGGGATTAAAAATCACCTCAAAATCAGCCGATTTAAAAATCGACAGGCATTCCTGGGGTAAATCATCCGGAATGAGAATTCTAATTTTATTATCCATTGTGTTCTCCAAAATTTTTTACCTGCGTGCCATTTTAATACCACATTTCATGTCGATGGATACAAAACACATGTTTTGCACGAAATATCCGCACACGCCACCTTTCTTTTTTCATTCCCTATTTTTTGATCATTTGTAAATAGGTCTTCTGAAGGGTTTGTACACCTTCTCCCGCTTTGGCCGGCCACCCGACTTCCAACAGGACCTCTTCCAAAATGCTAATGGCGGCCAGCATGTCCTGAACATCATAATAGCCCAAATGAGAAATGCGAAAAATCTTTCCCTTTAATTTCCCCTGTCCCCCTGCCGCAATTATTCCCTTTTCCTTCAGACGCT is a window of Calditrichota bacterium DNA encoding:
- a CDS encoding hydroxyacid dehydrogenase gives rise to the protein MDNKIRILIPDDLPQECLSIFKSADFEVIFNPAMPPEDILEAVKEADGMVVRSKVKVTREIIESGDRLKLIGRAGVGYDNIDVAAATEKGIAVMNVPGANAVSVAELTLAMMLMLARNLIEANQSTKAGKWEKKRLKGNEIMGKTLGLLGLGMVGVEVAKRGIGFGMKVIANDPRFTPDSDVPFNVKIVGLDELLAQSDYISLHLPLNESTRHMFNEDMFQKCKKGVRIINCARGGIIDENALYRALQSGQVAGAALDVFEKEPPKESPLRDLPNVIMTPHIGASTVEAQIRVATKVARQMVEFFKEEKIENVVNPEAILK